From Tripterygium wilfordii isolate XIE 37 chromosome 13, ASM1340144v1, whole genome shotgun sequence, the proteins below share one genomic window:
- the LOC120012783 gene encoding pentatricopeptide repeat-containing protein At3g21470: protein MNWHGIMRSYISRNLPAEALATYSRIRHDGLYIFGLVPLVFKACASLSVVNTGRALHAESVKFGADFDVVAATSMLDMYAKCGDIVASRQVFDSMPKRNVVSWNAMIGGYVCNGDMKSASILFEQMPERTVVTWNEMVYGLAINGDIVNARCMFDCVPTDLKNVVTWTVMIDGHATKGEMEAARELFEKMPEKNFFVWSSMISGYCKRGEVEQARVIFDRIPTRNLVIWNSLICGYTQNGFCEAALEAFGRMQAEGFEPDEVTVASLLSACAHLGDLDNGTKIHQMIHYKRLKLNEFVLTALIDMYAKCGDLTSARSLFEGMKDRNTASWNSMITGSASHGESEEALEFFRRMEDSNVKPDELTFLSVLSACVHGGLVDEGLKIFHKMKSYAIVAGIKHYGCSVDLLGRAGRLEEAYALIKTMPIEPNHAVWGTLLGACQIHLGTEMVRRVMKEVGADGSRSSGSCESHHVLLSNIYAASARWEKAERMRMTMSNKGVRKIPGSSSLISPTF, encoded by the coding sequence ATGAATTGGCATGGTATCATGAGGAGCTACATCTCTCGGAATTTACCCGCAGAAGCTCTTGCCACCTATTCTCGGATTCGCCATGACGGACTTTACATTTTTGGTTTGGTTCCTTTGGTTTTCAAGGCTTGTGCTTCTCTTTCTGTTGTTAATACCGGGAGAGCTTTACACGCTGAATCTGTTAAATTTGGGGCTGATTTTGATGTGGTGGCTGCGACCTCCATGCTTGACATGTATGCCAAATGTGGTGACATAGTAGCCTCACGACAAGTGTTTGATAGTATGCCTAAGAGAAATGTGGTATCTTGGAATGCCATGATTGGTGGGTATGTTTGTAATGGGGATATGAAATCCGCTTCAATTTTGTTTGAGCAAATGCCAGAAAGAACTGTCGTCACTTGGAATGAGATGGTCTATGGGCTTGCAATCAATGGTGATATTGTCAACGCTAGATGTATGTTTGATTGTGTTCCTACTGATTTGAAGAATGTGGTGACTTGGACAGTGATGATTGATGGGCATGCGACCAAAGGAGAAATGGAGGCTGCCAGGGAACTTTTTGAAAAGATGCCAGAAAAGAATTTCTTTGTCTGGTCTTCGATGATTTCTGGGTATTGCAAAAGAGGTGAAGTTGAGCAAGCCAGGGTTATTTTTGATCGGATTCCAACGAGAAACTTGGTGATTTGGAATTCTCTTATTTGTGGGTATACGCAAAATGGATTTTGTGAGGCAGCTCTGGAAGCATTTGGTCGAATGCAAGCCGAGGGGTTTGAGCCAGATGAGGTTACTGTTGCAAGTTTATTATCTGCCTGTGCTCATTTAGGAGATTTGGACAATGGTACAAAAATTCACCAGATGATACATTATAAGAGGCTTAAGCTCAACGAGTTTGTTCTAACTGCATTGATTGACATGTATGCTAAGTGTGGGGATTTAACCTCTGCAAGGTCACTCTTTGAAGGGATGAAGGACAGAAACACAGCCAGCTGGAATTCTATGATCACAGGAAGTGCCAGCCATGGAGAAAGCGAAGAGGCTCTTGAATTTTTCAGAAGAATGGAAGATTCAAATGTGAAGCCTGATGAGCTCACATTTCTTTCTGTTCTCTCAGCCTGTGTACATGGCGGTTTGGTAGATGAAGGGCTAAAGATATTCCACAAGATGAAGTCATATGCAATAGTGGCTGGCATCAAGCATTATGGTTGCTCGGTCGATCTTTTGGGACGTGCAGGAAGATTAGAAGAGGCTTATGCTTTAATCAAAACAATGCCAATTGAACCGAATCATGCAGTTTGGGGGACTCTATTGGGAGCTTGCCAAATTCACTTGGGTACAGAAATGGTAAGAAGAGTTATGAAAGAAGTTGGTGCGGATGGAAGTAGGAGTTCAGGCAGCTGTGAATCACATCATGTGCTTCTTTCAAATATATATGCTGCTTCTGCCAGATGGGAAAAGGCTGAAAGGATGAGGATGACCATGTCAAACAAAGGGGTTCGAAAGATCCCTGGCTCAAGTTCGCTTATTAGCCCCACTTTCTGA
- the LOC120012787 gene encoding zinc finger CCCH domain-containing protein 31, which translates to MDARKRGRNGGGFNVNGGFKRSKQEMEFLSTGVGTKSKPCTKFFSTTGCPFGESCHFLHYVPGGYNAVAQMMNLGPTIPSAPRNMAAPPAMPNGSSNLSVKSRMCNKYNTAEGCKFGDKCHFAHGEWELGKPAAPSHEDPHMGNVPGRMGGRMEPPPSGPAASFGASSTAKISIDASVAGAIIGKGGVNSKQICRQTGVKLFIHEDETDPNKRNIVLEGSFAQVQEAGAMVSELIMNLGPQAGHAKGGGGPGAPAHRGSNYKTKICDNFTKGSCTFGDRCHFAHGAAELRKPVI; encoded by the exons ATGGATGCTCGGAAGAGAGGTAGGAATGGAGGTGGATTCAACGTTAATGGCGGCTTCAAGAGATCTAAGCAAG AAATGGAGTTCTTATCAACTGGTGTAGGAACCAAATCGAAGCCATGCACCAAATTTTTCAG TACCACTGGCTGCCCATTTGGCGAGAGCTGTCACTTCCTGCACTATGTTCCTGGAGGTTATAATGCCGTTGCCCAGATGATGAATTTAGGTCCCACAATACCTTCCGCGCCTAGAAATATGGCAGCCCCACCAGCCATGCCAAATGGTTCATCAAATCTCAGTGTTAAAAGTCGAATGTGCAACAAGTACAATACGGCTGAAGGCTGCAAGTTTGGTGACAAGTGCCACTTTGCTCATGGTGAATGGGAACTTGGCAAGCCTGCTGCTCCATCTCATGAAGACCCTCATATGGGAAACGTTCCTGGTCGCATGGGAGGTAGGATGGAACCCCCGCCCTCCGGTCCTGCTGCCAGCTTCGGTGCTTCATCCACTGCAAAGATCAGTATAGATGCCTCAGTTGCCGGCGCCATCATTGGTAAAGGTGGTGTGAATTCAAAACAGATCTGTCGCCAAACAGGGGTTAAGCTTTTTATCCATGAGGATGAGACGGATCCTAATAAGAGGAACATTGTGCTTGAGGGGTCGTTTGCACAGGTACAGGAAGCTGGTGCAATGGTGAGTGAGCTAATAATGAACCTTGGTCCACAGGCTGGCCATGCGAAAGGTGGTGGAGGACCTGGGGCCCCTGCTCATCGGGGAAGCAACTATAAGACGAAGATTTGTGATAATTTTACCAAAGGGTCTTGCACCTTTGGGGATAGATGCCACTTCGCACATGGTGCTGCTGAGTTGAGGAAACCAGTAATCTGA
- the LOC120012788 gene encoding late embryogenesis abundant protein 46-like codes for MQNIKETAANVAASAKSGMEKAKATAQEKVETTTAHDPLQKEMATQKKDERIMEAELNKQEARTHNAAVKHGAQTHGHTGMTTSGAGGYTTGAPGTTTYSTSGVHGQGTGAHQMSALPGHGTGQPHGQVTEGVVGSHPIGTNTGTGGTTAHNTGVGGTGATGYGTGGSYS; via the coding sequence ATGCAGAACATCAAGGAGACAGCAGCTAACGTGGCGGCCTCAGCCAAGTCGGGCATGGAGAAAGCCAAGGCCACGGCCCAAGAGAAGGTGGAGACGACGACGGCCCACGACCCATTGCAGAAAGAAATGGCAACCCAGAAGAAAGATGAGAGGATTATGGAAGCAGAACTGAACAAGCAGGAGGCGCGTACACATAACGCGGCAGTTAAACATGGGGCTCAGACCCATGGCCACACGGGCATGACGACAAGTGGTGCCGGAGGGTACACGACCGGTGCACCAGGAACAACAACGTACTCTACGAGTGGGGTCCATGGACAGGGAACCGGGGCCCACCAGATGTCTGCCCTTCCTGGTCATGGAACTGGACAGCCCCATGGGCAGGTGACCGAGGGCGTGGTGGGATCGCACCCAATTGGGACCAACACTGGCACGGGTGGAACCACGGCTCATAACACTGGAGTTGGCGGCACCGGTGCGACTGGCTATGGGACTGGTGGTTCTTACAGTTGA
- the LOC120012786 gene encoding nudix hydrolase 23, chloroplastic-like isoform X1: protein MLKTIQMLASSSGFAASRWRKPHQNSFISISNYSLSYPACGTRRPINPSLSLPAISTRRTRFYKATRAQSTMYESNMDNSSPVAVRISADIRKINFCQWCGGPTKHEIPDGEEKMRAICTLCGKITYQNPKMVVGCLIEHDNKVLLCKRNIQPSYGLWTLPAGYLENGESAAEGAMRETWEEARAEVEVLSPFAQLDIPLIGQVYPFLEQTYIIFLARLKKPVFSPGPESLECRLFALEDIPFDSLAFSSMLVTLNLYVEDLKTGRLKFHYGTINKRPGTSPSDIRAYTLDYHLQS from the exons ATGCTCAAGACGATACAGATGCTGGCTTCGTCATCTGGGTTCGCGGCTTCTCGGTGGAGAAAACCTCATCAAAACTCTTTCATCTCTATCTCCAACTACTCGCTATCGTATCCTGCTTGTGGAACAAGAAGACCCATCAACCCTTCTTTGTCCTTGCCTGCCATTTCGACCCGTAGGACTCGGTTTTACAAGGCGACTCGAGCACAATCAACCATGTACGAGTCAAATATGGATAATTCATCTCCAGTTGCTGTCCGAATTTCT GCGGACATTCGTAAGATCAATTTCTGTCAATGGTGTGGTGGTCCAACAAAGCATGAAATTCCTGATGGTGAGGAGAAGATGAGAGCTATTTGCACTCTCTGTGGAAAAATTACttatcaaaacccaaaaatg GTTGTGGGATGCCTAATTGAACATGATAACAAGGTCCTGCTTTGCAAGCGGAATATTCAACCATCTTATGGTCTTTG GACTCTTCCTGCTGGTTATTTGGAAAATGGGGAGTCAGCTGCAGAAGGGGCAATGAGGGAAACCTGGGAGGAAGCACGTGCAGAAGTGGAGGTTCTGTCGCCCTTTGCTCAATTGGACATCCCTCTTATCGGCCAA GTTTATCCCTTTCTGGAGCAGACTTACATCATTTTCTTAGCAAGGCTGAAGAAGCCCGTCTTCTCACCAGGTCCAGAGTCATTAGAATGCCGTCTTTTTGCCCTTGAGGATATACCTTTTGATTCTTTGGCATTCTCGTCAATGTTGGTCACCTTAAATTTG TATGTTGAGGATTTGAAGACTGGAAGATTGAAGTTTCACTATGGTACTATCAATAAAAG GCCCGGGACAAGCCCTTCAGATATTCGTGCCTATACCCTCGACTACCACTTGCAGTCTTGA
- the LOC120012786 gene encoding nudix hydrolase 23, chloroplastic-like isoform X2 encodes MLKTIQMLASSSGFAASRWRKPHQNSFISISNYSLSYPACGTRRPINPSLSLPAISTRRTRFYKATRAQSTMYESNMDNSSPVAVRISADIRKINFCQWCGGPTKHEIPDGEEKMRAICTLCGKITYQNPKMVVGCLIEHDNKVLLCKRNIQPSYGLWTLPAGYLENGESAAEGAMRETWEEARAEVEVLSPFAQLDIPLIGQTYIIFLARLKKPVFSPGPESLECRLFALEDIPFDSLAFSSMLVTLNLYVEDLKTGRLKFHYGTINKRPGTSPSDIRAYTLDYHLQS; translated from the exons ATGCTCAAGACGATACAGATGCTGGCTTCGTCATCTGGGTTCGCGGCTTCTCGGTGGAGAAAACCTCATCAAAACTCTTTCATCTCTATCTCCAACTACTCGCTATCGTATCCTGCTTGTGGAACAAGAAGACCCATCAACCCTTCTTTGTCCTTGCCTGCCATTTCGACCCGTAGGACTCGGTTTTACAAGGCGACTCGAGCACAATCAACCATGTACGAGTCAAATATGGATAATTCATCTCCAGTTGCTGTCCGAATTTCT GCGGACATTCGTAAGATCAATTTCTGTCAATGGTGTGGTGGTCCAACAAAGCATGAAATTCCTGATGGTGAGGAGAAGATGAGAGCTATTTGCACTCTCTGTGGAAAAATTACttatcaaaacccaaaaatg GTTGTGGGATGCCTAATTGAACATGATAACAAGGTCCTGCTTTGCAAGCGGAATATTCAACCATCTTATGGTCTTTG GACTCTTCCTGCTGGTTATTTGGAAAATGGGGAGTCAGCTGCAGAAGGGGCAATGAGGGAAACCTGGGAGGAAGCACGTGCAGAAGTGGAGGTTCTGTCGCCCTTTGCTCAATTGGACATCCCTCTTATCGGCCAA ACTTACATCATTTTCTTAGCAAGGCTGAAGAAGCCCGTCTTCTCACCAGGTCCAGAGTCATTAGAATGCCGTCTTTTTGCCCTTGAGGATATACCTTTTGATTCTTTGGCATTCTCGTCAATGTTGGTCACCTTAAATTTG TATGTTGAGGATTTGAAGACTGGAAGATTGAAGTTTCACTATGGTACTATCAATAAAAG GCCCGGGACAAGCCCTTCAGATATTCGTGCCTATACCCTCGACTACCACTTGCAGTCTTGA
- the LOC120012784 gene encoding metal tolerance protein C2 isoform X1, producing the protein MENRNSFNYSLQEGESMTPRNGDFGFGTSDRRYAYSRQPSFHQSQEPHTPISIISNEFTKPLLSRTVSSIDMPAGVYSFDENDKAFGGRKGSVEKLSVLSIFQVIRTGNKSMKKLFALISLNVAYSTAELAIGLFTGRIGLVSDAFHLTFGCGILTFSLFTMAASRKKSDHVYTYGYKRLEVLSAFTNALFLLFMSFSLAVEALHAFIQDESEHKHYLIFSAVTNLLVNVIGVWFFRNYARINLVYRKAEDMNYHSVCLHVLADSIRSAGLILASWFLSLGVENAEVLCLGLVSVAVFMLVMPLFKTTGGILLQMSPPSIPPSAMTKCLRQITAREDVTDVSEARFWELVPGHVVGSLSIQVKGTDDQPILQFVHSLYHDLGIQELTVQTESD; encoded by the exons ATGGAGAATAGAAATTCATTCAATTATTCTCTACAAGAAGGGGAGTCCATGACCCCGAGGAATGGCGATTTTGGGTTCGGCACTAGCGATCGGCGATACGCGTATTCCCGCCAACCATCGTTTCATCAATCACAAGAGCCACACACGCCGATTTCGATCATCTCAAACGAATTCACAAAACCTCTCCTTTCGAGGACTGTTTCAAGCATTGATATGCCTGCAGGGGTTTATTCATTCGACGAGAATGATAAGGCTTTTGGGGGACGGAAAGGGTCGGTGGAGAAATTATCTGTTTTGTCAATTTTTCAGGTTATTAGGACGGGGAATAAGTCGATGAAGAAGCTGTTTGCATTGATTTCCCTTAATGTGGCGTATTCCACTGCGGAATTGGCAATAGGTCTCTTCACTGGACGTATTG GTTTGGTATCTGATGCATTTCATTTGACGTTTGGCTGTGGCATCTTAACGTTTTCTTTGTTCACAATGGCTGCCTCTCGGAAGAAGTCTGATCATGTCTACACTTATGG GTACAAAAGGCTTGAAGTTTTGTCTGCTTTTACCAATGCT CTGTTTCTTTTGTTCATGTCATTCTCCTTAGCTGTGGAAGcacttcatgcattcatacaagATGAATCTGAACACAA gcattatttgattttttcagCGGTGACAAATCTGCTGGTGAATGTTATTGGAGTTTGGTTTTTCAGGAACTATGCTCGAATCAATCTTG TCTACAGAAAAGCAGAAGATATGAATTACCACTCTGTTTGCTTGCATGTTCTTGCAGATTCCATTCGTAG TGCAGGCTTGATATTGGCATCCTGGTTTCTTTCGCTCGG GGTTGAGAATGCTGAAGTTTTGTGTTTAGGGCTAGTTTCAGTTGCAGTCTTTATGCTTGTCATGCCACTCTTTAAAACAACTGGAGGAATCTTGCTTCAAATGTCGCCACCAAGCATTCCACCTTCAGCAATGACCAAATGCTTGAGACAG ATCACTGCCCGTGAAGATGTTACTGACGTTTCTGAAGCTCGCTTTTGGGAGTTGGTGCCCGGTCATGTTGTTGGCTCACTCTCAATTCAG GTAAAGGGGACGGATGATCAGCCCATACTCCAATTTGTGCATAGTTTGTACCATGATTTGGGCATTCAGGAATTGACAGTGCAAACAGAGTCTGATTGA
- the LOC120012784 gene encoding metal tolerance protein C2 isoform X2, whose protein sequence is MENRNSFNYSLQEGESMTPRNGDFGFGTSDRRYAYSRQPSFHQSQEPHTPISIISNEFTKPLLSRTVSSIDMPAGVYSFDENDKAFGGRKGSVEKLSVLSIFQVIRTGNKSMKKLFALISLNVAYSTAELAIGLFTGRIGLVSDAFHLTFGCGILTFSLFTMAASRKKSDHVYTYGYKRLEVLSAFTNALFLLFMSFSLAVEALHAFIQDESEHKHYLIFSAVTNLLVNVIGVWFFRNYARINLVYRKAEDMNYHSVCLHVLADSIRSAGLILASWFLSLGVENAEVLCLGLVSVAVFMLVMPLFKTTGGILLQMSPPSIPPSAMTKCLRQVILFFPLGYLKFLISVFKY, encoded by the exons ATGGAGAATAGAAATTCATTCAATTATTCTCTACAAGAAGGGGAGTCCATGACCCCGAGGAATGGCGATTTTGGGTTCGGCACTAGCGATCGGCGATACGCGTATTCCCGCCAACCATCGTTTCATCAATCACAAGAGCCACACACGCCGATTTCGATCATCTCAAACGAATTCACAAAACCTCTCCTTTCGAGGACTGTTTCAAGCATTGATATGCCTGCAGGGGTTTATTCATTCGACGAGAATGATAAGGCTTTTGGGGGACGGAAAGGGTCGGTGGAGAAATTATCTGTTTTGTCAATTTTTCAGGTTATTAGGACGGGGAATAAGTCGATGAAGAAGCTGTTTGCATTGATTTCCCTTAATGTGGCGTATTCCACTGCGGAATTGGCAATAGGTCTCTTCACTGGACGTATTG GTTTGGTATCTGATGCATTTCATTTGACGTTTGGCTGTGGCATCTTAACGTTTTCTTTGTTCACAATGGCTGCCTCTCGGAAGAAGTCTGATCATGTCTACACTTATGG GTACAAAAGGCTTGAAGTTTTGTCTGCTTTTACCAATGCT CTGTTTCTTTTGTTCATGTCATTCTCCTTAGCTGTGGAAGcacttcatgcattcatacaagATGAATCTGAACACAA gcattatttgattttttcagCGGTGACAAATCTGCTGGTGAATGTTATTGGAGTTTGGTTTTTCAGGAACTATGCTCGAATCAATCTTG TCTACAGAAAAGCAGAAGATATGAATTACCACTCTGTTTGCTTGCATGTTCTTGCAGATTCCATTCGTAG TGCAGGCTTGATATTGGCATCCTGGTTTCTTTCGCTCGG GGTTGAGAATGCTGAAGTTTTGTGTTTAGGGCTAGTTTCAGTTGCAGTCTTTATGCTTGTCATGCCACTCTTTAAAACAACTGGAGGAATCTTGCTTCAAATGTCGCCACCAAGCATTCCACCTTCAGCAATGACCAAATGCTTGAGACAGGTGATTTTGTTTTTCCCCCTTGGATATTTGAAGTTTTTAATCTCTGTTTTTAAATATTAA
- the LOC120012120 gene encoding probable L-type lectin-domain containing receptor kinase S.5 — translation MSMQLFLPFKTLVLVLAFLLGCALSQGLSTSYQRFQDHDEADFFLNNSYIVLNAIQVTPDVSGASIANMSGRSLHRTQFKLWNKSKGKGITRASFNTTFVINISPRTTPGGEGLAFIMAADHNLPQNSQGQWLGIVNADSNGSSNANIVAIEFDTRKSYTEDLDGNHVGLDVNSVYSIKQVSLGNFGLNLSAGNDTLVNVVYDGKNITVFVSLRDGDGVVSRTNQAFSESIDLSAYLPQNVFVGFSASTSNFTELNCVKSWEFQGSDIGDESHNLLWVYITVPLVTIILLSIALFLWWKLRYGKKQLVDSYENVEEEINGSSMAPRKFQLKELKKATGNFNPKNKLGKGGFGTVYKGTLNNKEVAVKRISKKSTQGKQEFIAEVKTIGNLNHKHLVKLIGWCYESHEFLLVYEFMPNSSLDKYIFSNQNIGAQGSMSAMKWETRVSVIHGVAQALDYLHNGCKDRVLHRDIKASNIMLDLAFNAKLGDFGLARTILKTDQTHHSTKEIAGTPGYMAPESILTGRATVETDVYAFGVLVMEVVCGRKPGNQILDNDYSSGIANWLWELYGHGRILDGVDPKLEEEYEVEEVERMLVLGLGCCHPNPHHRPSMKTVLQVLKGEAAPPNMPTNRPLFVWPAMPPSFNDSENSLAGGQLTPFSEIHGR, via the coding sequence TCCTTTTGGGTTGTGCTCTTTCACAAGGCCTTAGTACCAGTTACCAACGTTTCCAAGACCATGATGAGGCTGATTTCTTTCTAAACAACTCATACATAGTTCTCAATGCCATCCAGGTTACACCTGATGTTAGTGGAGCTTCGATCGCCAATATGTCCGGACGATCCTTACACAGAACTCAATTCAAGCTATGGAACAAGAGCAAAGGCAAAGGCATCACCAGAGCTTCTTTTAACACCACCTTCGTTATCAATATCAGTCCGCGGACCACCCCAGGAGGCGAAGGCTTGGCCTTTATAATGGCTGCAGATCACAATCTCCCTCAAAACAGTCAAGGACAATGGCTTGGGATAGTAAATGCCGACTCTAATGGATCTTCTAATGCCAACATAGTTGCAATAGAATTTGACACAAGGAAGAGCTACACCGAAGACTTAGATGGCAACCACGTTGGGCTTGATGTCAATAGCGTTTACTCAATCAAGCAGGTGTCGTTGGGTAACTTCGGTCTTAATCTTTCCGCTGGGAATGATACCTTGGTGAATGTTGTGTATGATGGCAAAAACATaactgtttttgtttctttgagaGACGGGGATGGAGTCGTGAGCAGAACGAATCAAGCGTTTTCCGAGTCCATTGATCTCTCTGCCTATCTTCCACAGAATGTTTTTGTGGGATTTTCTGCTTCAACAAGCAATTTCACTGAATTGAATTGTGTGAAATCATGGGAGTTTCAAGGTTCTGATATAGGTGATGAGTCTCATAACCTTTTATGGGTCTATATCACAGTTCCACTGGTAACTATCATCTTACTGAGTATTGCTTTGTTCCTGTGGTGGAAGTTGAGATATGGGAAAAAGCAATTGGTAGATTCATATGAAAACGTAGAAGAAGAGATTAATGGCTCATCGATGGCTCCGCGGAAGTTCCAGTTGAAAGAACTTAAGAAGGCAACTGGGAATTTCAACCCCAAGAACAAGCTTGGGAAAGGAGGATTTGGGACAGTCTATAAGGGAACTTTGAATAACAAAGAGGTAGCTGTCAAAAGAATATCCAAGAAATCCACTCAAGGCAAGCAAGAATTCATTGCAGAAGTCAAAACAATAGGCAACCTTAATCACAAACATCTTGTGAAGTTGATTGGATGGTGCTATGAAAGCCATGAGTTCCTTCTTGTGTATGAGTTCATGCCAAATAGTAGCCTGGATAAGTACATATTCAGCAACCAAAACATCGGCGCGCAAGGTTCCATGTCTGCAATGAAGTGGGAAACAAGGGTAAGTGTGATACATGGAGTGGCACAGGCCTTAGACTATCTGCATAACGGCTGCAAGGATAGGGTACTTCATAGGGACATAAAGGCCAGCAACATAATGTTGGATTTAGCCTTCAATGCTAAGCTTGGAGATTTCGGTCTGGCTCGAACCATCCTGAAGACTGACCAGACTCACCATTCAACAAAAGAGATTGCAGGAACCCCAGGCTATATGGCTCCAGAGAGTATTCTTACAGGCAGAGCAACTGTTGAGACAGATGTTTATGCATTTGGGGTTCTAGTCATGGAAGTTGTTTGTGGAAGAAAACCTGGAAATCAAATCCTGGACAACGATTACAGCAGCGGGATTGCGAATTGGCTGTGGGAACTTTATGGCCATGGAAGGATTCTTGATGGGGTTGATCCCAAACTGGAAGAAGAATATGAAGTAGAAGAAGTGGAACGTATGCTTGTTCTGGGTTTGGGTTGCTGCCATCCAAATCCACACCATAGGCCCTCCATGAAAACTGTTCTGCAAGTCCTTAAAGGAGAAGCAGCTCCACCAAATATGCCAACAAACAGGCCTCTTTTTGTGTGGCCAGCCATGCCTCCATCCTTCAATGACTCTGAGAACTCTCTGGCTGGAGGACAACTCACTCCATTTTCGGAGATCCATGGGAGATGA